The proteins below come from a single uncultured Carboxylicivirga sp. genomic window:
- a CDS encoding P-loop NTPase fold protein produces the protein MTYNLQTFTTDTPSANIKLKADKRVFKTIGIYSQESNLIDILSSDIRFKITYNNGSSVTEPIDIRSNSPYDHGLTKYLDMTYLFLQINSDQVEVCVEGLTDEISSVTLIYDLENLSIPIIDPFKSFAAHLNDIKNSKILFSAPFGHGKTTFLNLFFEKNEHKYEVFHIYPVNFSVSQNEDIFRYIKTDLLFQLLEKDVAFDKEKVPYAKTLTKYLGKNAHKVLMPFIKLIPGIGKSAFDIITSLDRLKEEFFAYHDQEQIDDKSKALTYIQEVYEEEGSIFEDNFYTQLIRQLLEQLKGKGKEVVLIIDDLDRMDPEHIFRILNVLSAHVDNNDKLTISSSNKFGFDKTIVVGDYENLVSIFGHKYGLNTDYRGYFDKFFSKDVYYYNNSKALESFSDELAGRNSDYEDLYTCRIFRYILSILVYTKNISLRELFQLEHQGNKALFLSSDLNSVIIPFVLLNKAFTIKELVSKITSAKKTYSNKNRFGQEQDYWQLSMLQYLGDLKDSKTYMLNGKSYDYSLSTDGNYKFIDKSSIKINGKEVDKNKAVFDEKDKIELLIHLAKEYENRKLFYDNLWKDYFK, from the coding sequence ATGACATACAACCTTCAAACCTTTACTACTGATACTCCTTCAGCAAATATCAAACTTAAAGCAGATAAAAGGGTTTTTAAAACAATCGGTATTTATTCTCAGGAATCAAATCTGATTGATATATTAAGTTCCGATATTAGATTTAAAATAACCTATAATAATGGTTCATCTGTAACAGAACCAATTGATATCAGGAGTAATTCTCCGTACGACCATGGCTTAACGAAGTACCTTGATATGACGTACTTGTTCTTACAAATTAATTCAGATCAAGTCGAGGTTTGCGTTGAAGGATTAACTGATGAAATATCTTCCGTAACGTTAATATATGACTTAGAGAATCTAAGCATCCCGATAATAGATCCATTTAAATCTTTTGCAGCTCATCTAAATGATATTAAAAATTCTAAGATTCTGTTTTCAGCACCTTTTGGTCATGGAAAAACTACATTCTTAAATTTATTCTTTGAAAAGAATGAGCATAAATATGAAGTGTTTCATATATATCCGGTTAATTTTTCAGTGTCACAAAACGAAGATATTTTCAGATATATTAAAACAGACTTATTATTTCAACTACTTGAAAAAGATGTAGCTTTTGATAAAGAAAAAGTACCTTATGCCAAAACATTAACAAAGTATCTTGGTAAGAATGCCCATAAGGTTTTAATGCCATTTATTAAACTAATTCCTGGAATTGGGAAAAGTGCATTCGATATTATTACAAGTCTGGATAGGCTAAAGGAAGAATTTTTTGCCTATCATGATCAAGAACAAATTGATGATAAAAGTAAAGCATTAACCTACATTCAGGAAGTATACGAAGAAGAGGGATCAATATTTGAGGATAATTTCTATACTCAATTAATAAGACAATTACTTGAACAACTTAAAGGCAAAGGGAAAGAAGTCGTTTTAATTATCGATGATCTGGATCGTATGGATCCTGAACATATATTTAGAATCCTAAATGTTCTTTCTGCTCATGTAGATAATAACGATAAGCTAACAATTAGCTCTAGTAATAAGTTTGGCTTCGATAAAACAATTGTAGTGGGAGACTATGAAAATTTGGTTAGTATTTTTGGACATAAATATGGTTTAAATACTGATTATAGAGGTTACTTCGATAAGTTCTTTAGTAAAGATGTTTATTACTATAACAACTCCAAAGCCTTAGAGTCTTTCTCTGATGAATTGGCAGGTAGGAATAGTGATTATGAAGATCTGTATACATGTCGTATTTTTAGATATATACTCTCCATTTTAGTTTATACAAAGAATATTTCGTTAAGAGAGTTATTTCAACTTGAGCATCAAGGTAATAAGGCCTTATTTTTATCAAGTGATTTAAATAGTGTAATAATACCATTTGTACTCTTAAATAAAGCATTCACAATTAAGGAACTTGTTAGTAAAATTACGTCTGCAAAGAAAACCTACTCAAATAAAAACAGATTTGGCCAAGAACAGGATTATTGGCAGTTATCTATGTTGCAATATTTGGGAGATCTGAAAGATTCAAAAACATACATGCTGAATGGAAAGTCATATGATTATTCATTATCAACCGATGGGAACTATAAATTTATTGATAAGTCTTCGATTAAAATAAATGGAAAAGAAGTAGACAAGAATAAGGCTGTATTTGATGAAAAGGATAAGATTGAATTATTGATTCATCTTGCTAAAGAATATGAAAATAGAAAGCTTTTCTATGATAATTTATGGAAGGATTATTTTAAATAG
- a CDS encoding AbiV family abortive infection protein yields the protein MKKFSSISRIEALEIYPRIIDNFNQLKKVAHFAYDDNNFGTAQSLYILSSEELIKSFVIYLHGVGGNVFQIKEIKGIFSDHKTKHEFSILLELLRIIEAVIIFSEEDSDIPKTGIKWIDKFMYYADKTSKAIQPLKNLDVNVEWWSNANTFKNRGFYVDYREQLLLPQDITEDECSLSKNIVSELYERITSIIDYFEKLPNGEKKTIIKLINQGLQKYQQEQKTIFN from the coding sequence ATGAAAAAATTCTCGTCAATATCCCGAATTGAAGCACTTGAAATATACCCAAGAATAATTGATAATTTTAATCAATTAAAAAAGGTTGCCCATTTTGCTTATGATGATAATAATTTCGGAACAGCTCAGTCGTTATATATTTTAAGCTCTGAAGAATTGATTAAATCCTTTGTTATTTATTTACATGGTGTGGGGGGTAATGTTTTTCAGATAAAGGAAATCAAAGGTATTTTCTCCGATCATAAAACCAAACATGAATTCTCAATATTATTAGAGCTATTAAGAATCATAGAGGCAGTTATCATCTTTTCAGAAGAGGATTCAGATATTCCTAAAACAGGGATTAAATGGATTGATAAGTTTATGTATTACGCTGATAAGACCAGTAAAGCTATCCAACCTTTGAAGAATTTAGATGTAAACGTTGAATGGTGGAGTAATGCGAATACATTCAAAAATAGAGGTTTTTATGTGGATTATAGAGAACAGCTTCTATTGCCACAAGATATTACTGAAGATGAGTGTAGTTTGAGTAAAAATATTGTAAGTGAGCTTTATGAACGCATTACATCAATCATTGATTACTTTGAGAAGTTACCTAATGGGGAAAAGAAGACTATAATTAAACTGATTAATCAAGGTTTGCAAAAATATCAGCAGGAACAGAAAACTATATTTAATTAA
- a CDS encoding SIR2 family protein: MRKRKSKTKNKGVFKTNKCKRLICDECRNRIKNRHTSQKKCFTKKKTLVLFLGAGAAKAWDGPICSDIDTIIKEDRRFRTSENITIGTYIFRKLEEFYGNVGVVNFETFLGAIEAIYDYIISATNGGGTGPDNTSFSSALYDLKGWIENIKDYDIQQRGNGLVHISFPRNNPDFFETNEPAIVKRLYFSELFKHYYRLVANAIETYDSNYQLEEYEGLNNSLLKFISYYHSCGYRIRVYTTNYDRIFTSVVRQKYKVFDGFNVNDVDEFGVLFPYNSNKILKDKSCFCHYSLHGSVYWHKVFDGEYDFKLNPFEVSREIEFTNSQATNPNQIIVPINIVTGYNKLQRISLKPLNSIYSAFLYDCNRADLLITVGYSFGDPHLNRILEEPLLKESAEYYNITFQSDPESYLGSIEMRRLSDLYPLRFSNLSIEENWITSTNGAFKERIYYKGFDKFLNEKEWFSKR, from the coding sequence ATGCGAAAAAGGAAATCGAAAACCAAGAATAAAGGAGTTTTTAAAACAAACAAATGTAAAAGACTGATTTGTGACGAATGTCGTAATCGGATTAAAAATAGACATACTAGCCAAAAGAAGTGTTTTACAAAAAAGAAAACACTTGTACTATTTTTAGGAGCTGGAGCAGCTAAAGCATGGGATGGTCCTATATGCAGTGATATTGATACTATCATTAAAGAAGATCGAAGGTTTAGGACAAGTGAAAATATCACCATTGGTACTTATATTTTTAGGAAGCTTGAGGAGTTTTATGGTAATGTTGGAGTAGTTAATTTTGAAACTTTCCTTGGGGCTATTGAAGCTATTTATGATTATATTATATCTGCCACTAATGGAGGAGGAACAGGACCTGATAATACCTCGTTTTCATCTGCTTTATATGATTTAAAGGGTTGGATAGAAAATATTAAGGACTATGATATTCAACAGCGAGGTAATGGACTTGTTCATATTTCTTTCCCAAGAAATAATCCTGACTTTTTTGAGACCAATGAACCTGCAATTGTTAAAAGACTTTATTTTTCAGAGCTTTTCAAGCATTACTATAGGTTGGTTGCTAATGCAATTGAAACATATGATTCAAATTACCAACTAGAGGAATATGAAGGTTTAAACAACTCATTACTAAAATTTATTTCTTACTATCACAGTTGTGGTTATCGCATCCGAGTATATACAACCAATTATGATAGAATATTTACTAGTGTTGTTCGGCAGAAGTATAAAGTGTTTGATGGTTTTAATGTTAATGATGTTGATGAATTTGGAGTTCTCTTTCCTTATAATAGTAATAAGATACTAAAGGATAAAAGTTGTTTTTGTCATTATAGTTTACATGGTTCTGTATATTGGCATAAGGTTTTCGATGGAGAATATGATTTTAAGCTTAATCCTTTTGAAGTTAGTCGAGAAATTGAATTTACTAATTCCCAAGCAACAAATCCAAATCAAATTATTGTACCAATAAATATAGTAACAGGATACAATAAATTGCAACGGATTTCTTTAAAACCACTTAATTCAATTTATAGTGCTTTTTTATATGATTGTAATAGAGCTGATTTGTTAATTACAGTAGGTTATTCATTCGGAGATCCTCATTTAAATCGCATATTGGAAGAGCCCTTACTGAAAGAATCTGCTGAGTATTATAATATTACTTTTCAAAGTGATCCTGAAAGCTATTTAGGAAGTATTGAAATGAGACGTCTTAGTGATTTGTATCCACTTCGATTTAGTAATCTTTCTATTGAAGAAAACTGGATTACGTCAACTAATGGCGCGTTCAAAGAAAGGATATATTATAAAGGGTTTGATAAATTTTTAAACGAAAAAGAATGGTTCTCTAAACGTTAA